In the genome of Perca flavescens isolate YP-PL-M2 chromosome 21, PFLA_1.0, whole genome shotgun sequence, the window ATGCATTATTATCATTAGCATGTGGGCCATTCAACATTTTGTCTTTCTGTTCTCCAATCCCTTATAAAGCCATTCAGTGTCAGAAGAGTTCAGGGAATGTAATGTTTGCTCATGAAATTCAATGGTACCTTTTGCagtatattttctgtttttaagaaattaataatattTAGCAATAACGCTTCCGTCCATTCAGTGGAAACTAAGCTTATACTCCTCTCTTCGTCATCCGTTTTCCCTCCTTTCtctacttttagtttttctcaaGAACAGACCGGTTACTGAAGCACAAACGAACTTGTGGAGAAGCCATAAAGAAGGGCCTGGACCCAAGCATGCTGGAGCTCAGCGAAGCGGAGCTAGGCCAAGGCAGCTATTCACTCACTCAGGGAAACTCTACCACCTCCGGGCGCAAGAGGGCCAAGTCCAAAAACGGTGAGGGCGGTGAGCgcaagaggaagaagaatgccGCTGCATCAGCAGCCTCGTCGTCTGGGGGGATGGACCGCGAACTGGGCCTGCAGGACTTCAGCATGGAGCACCCCTCGGGCTCTGGCCCCGCCATGCAGGGACGTACTCCCAAATTGGTCTTTAAAAAAGCTGGCCGCAAGGGCCTGGACAAGGGCCTCCTCTCTCTGGAAGACAGTGCTGACGGACAAAAACGGTTGGGCCACAAGCCTGGCTCCATGGATCATGTGGAGGTTTCCGACCTTGATAACCTGGGTCTGCTCCAGGGAGCCGGGGCCAACAAGCAGGGGCCCGCCACCAGCAGCAACTACGATGATGCAATGCAGTTTGTGAAAAAGCGGCGCTACCTCCATGCAGTTAACAATGACTATGGAGCCGGCTCATTGCACATGGCATCCCAGGGCAATAGTGTCATCCAGGGCTCCCTGGGGCCTGAACCCACGCTGGCCATGCTGGACTCCTCTCCTTTGGAACTAAAGCACGACAAGTCCTGCATTCCAGATGAGGTACTGCAAAGCCTGTTAGACCATTATAGCCATAAGCCAGAGGGGACGCACCACCATGACGTGACTTTCGACCTGTCGGACCACCCACACCACGTAGACCTCCAGCCAGCAGCCCCCGTTACCCCTGAGCTGGAGGATGACTCCCCCAACGGTGGTGACAAGACAGCAGTGATGAGCGAGTACTCAAAGTTCCTCCTGCAGGCCCTTGAGCGCACCAGCCATAGTGGACCCTTCCCCAGCCTTGGCCCAACGGGGCCTTTCCCACTCCTGTCCAGCAGCTCCAGTCCCACGGGGCCCTTGTTCTCAGACAAACACGTGTACGCCACATCCCCAATGGATTGTGGCTACCCGCCTGCTGTCTCCTCCCCACTGCCCATCGTCGCCCCTTTATCAaactcctcctcatcctcctccaagTCCCACTATGGCATGCTCGTCTGCTCCCCCTCCCAGGCAGGCTACCACATCAGCTTGGAACCTACTAGCCACCAGCAGCTGACTCCATCTCAGGAGCTAACGGAGCAGTTGGAGAAGCAGCACTCCCCTGGCACCTTCAACCTACCTCCCCAGGACCTGACTCTTTCAGCAGAGGGCTCCAAGGGGCAGCAGCCCAAGGCCGGAGGGAGCGCTGCACCCACCAACGGCTCCAGCTACCCAGACCTGTCCCCACTGAACCCCCCTAAAGAAACCACGTACCAGATCGAGAACTTCGCCCAGGCCTTTGGTTCCCAGTTCAAGTCAGGGCGGGGGACCCCTCTGAGCTATGGCAGTGATCCTGGGACAGAGGTCGACCACCGAATACGGACTCCAGTGTCAGAATTCTCAGGGTATACCAGTTTGTTAGCTGACGTCAGTGAGCCAGTGAGTACAGGATCAAAAACCCAGACAAGCCAAAGTTTCAGATAAGGGTCAAACGAGGTGAATCCAGTAGGGGACTGTTCTGTTACTGTCCATACAGTCCCTATACCCATCCTAATTTTGTTCTTGTAgcaaagttttgtttttttatacactgCCATTAAATGTTGATACAAAATGACCAGGGAGGGTCTTTCATGGCCTCAAATGCaattttttaaaaaatattctcacttttatgtatttagttgcttcatttttgtttaaaagtagtgattTTGATATGAACGTACCGtagatttaaatgtaatttaaaacatttagaggGTAGCTATAAACTTtgcttgatttctttttctgaACCCTTGTGTTTTACCAATCATCATACCATTGTAAAGTAATAATGAATAATGTTGATAATTTcaataattacatttgtggCAGGGAAAGGCCCAGAATTCAAATggcaaaaaaagtatatattgtCTGTTACAAGAAACGTATTAACTCAGGAAAATAGGCAAAATTGTGTAATAAGACTTTGTATAATGAGATGCAATTAGCACAGTTTTTACAGGTGTACTTTGAGACTACAAAGctttgattttgtgtttttttttttttttttttctccaaacttGTCAGAACAACAAATTACAATACATGATCACGTTTGGTTTCGACTGCATGTTGTTGAGATTATGGTACTGTTGTGTCAATTGTGAAGACATCCACATTTCTTTTGAGAGCCACGTGCACGCGAGGTAGTGGAGTTCAGCACACAGCATGTTCTGAAGTGAAGAGGATGTTTGAACATAAGTGGCTGTTCTGTCGGCATTATGCGTCTGTTTACGAAGCCTATCTAACCGTGCACTCCTCTGGTTGTGCCCACCGGTGGCCAGTAGAAAAGCCACAGCTTAGACAAAATTCAACCCATTGCTGTTCCGGCTTACTCAGAAAGCAATGAACATGAATTTGTGATCTTTTCATCATGCTGTTGCTGAAgtgattgatttttatttttttttaaacaagtcaCCACTTTTCTACTCCACTCCTTGCTGTTCCTTTTTGTGTCAATGGAATCAAACaagcactttttttaaacaaatcatcATTGGAAGCAACAACAACCCATTCAATTTGCATTTGTGATACGatgattattaatattatttttaagaGGAGAAAACTgtgaatgagagggggggggtgggggagggggttgATAGGGGTTGACTAGGCATGACCATGGGCatctaaatgtattttgttgcttttagaAGAAAGCGggaggggttgggggggggggattttattttttttctttgttgggCGATGTTGTAAAAAGATGATTTGCCATAATTTTGTAATACAATATTCTGAGAGTACCTCTTTGTATTTAAGTGTTTGGAGAGACAGGCTGACAGGCTGGAACCCTTATATCTCTGAACCCATGAGTATGTTGGATACATACCCAAACCCTTTTATTTATTCTCCACTAGCCACAACACAACTCAGTAGCTGATATTTTTTGGCAAGTAATCACCAGATCTGCCCCTCCCATCCCTCtacattttatgatttttttttaaccccacTGTTGTAGTAATTGCAAGAAACTGCTTCAATAATACAGTTAAGAAACAGAAAAGTTATCACCTTCGCTCCCCAAAAATGCAGCCCTGCACTCACAAGAATAAACAATGGCCTTCTTTGTCTTCCATGGCTAAAGCCATTCTAACCCGGCAGCCAGAGTTGATATTTAATTTAGTTGATTTCCtgtgagccccccccccccttccttttCCTATGTCTGTGAGCTCCACAGCCAAGAGACTTTGAAGCTGCTCAGATCACAGGGAACAAAGACTGACCGACCAGCCACctcactcaaaacacacactatgcttttaaaggagagaaaaagagtgggtgagataaaaagaaaagacaatacGATTGACCTAAATATACCTCATATCACTAAAGCGTAAGAAAGCAGGGACACGTGTTTCATGTATGTAGTGGAAATATTTGTAGTATAGGTTTCGAAATATTGTATAATCATTTAACACTGCCTGTGTTTACGATTATAGAGCAAATGACTCGTCAAAatgcaaatgtatttttcttttctttctttttttctgtaaaaacaTCCACGCCAAGCAGTGTTGCATTCTAGATGCCTCATAGAACATTAATTCTTCTCATGTTATATCCCTTATTTTTGTTACTTGCCATAATGTGTTTTGATATGATCTCTAGAAGGATATTGtttacaaaaatgtacaaaaacactaaaaatgtGTGTTCTCAATTTGTTTTTGAGTTTTTCTCCAGTATGCAtgataaagacatttttttgtatggcttttttttctgactgTCACCTCAATACCAAGTTTTGTAGCATTCCTTTGTCTTATTTGTTCTAGACCCCTTGTGATATGATTTCCCAGGCTGTACCTGTTATTGAGATGATGAACGGATTAGAGAAGCCAATAAAAACTTTTTGTTACAAAAAAGTACACAGTGTGGGATTTTTGTCTCTCAAAAGCACACTAAAATATCAATCCAAGTATTGTATATTGGAAATTGAATTCATCATATTAGGTCTACTACACGTTTATGCCACTGATATTAGTTTTTTGCACATTAAAAACTGCTCTTATTTAGCCTTtcttttatattgtatttaataTTCGAATATGTGCCATCCCAATTTCGTTGTATTGTCTTGCACAGCAGTAAAATGACAATACAAGTTTCTTATATTACcaagaaaacaaaatagttgtttGGCAATAATAGTTGAATAGAATTTTAATTAACCAGGATTGGGTATCATAttaattcatattcatattttgCCTGCTTAAACGGCTTCCTCTCAGACTGTTCATACTGTAGCATATTCATATCTACCCCTTACTGTTTATTGTACATTCTTTATTCTATATATCACTGTTTATTCTGTACattattttgtacttttactgctTTTTGGAGTAAAGTGGGTTTTAATACTCTCTTTATGCAGCTGAAGTTTGAATTTCAACAGACACAGGAGTCCCTGGTTAACACTGACTTGCATTCTTCCAGTGGATGCACCTCGCTCCTACTGTGAGTAAGTCCAGTTTACAGTATGTCCTGTGATCTTTTAAgggataatgttttttttatgtgatgtgAATCATCCTGTCATTTAGACATGAGGCCCTGCTGCCTGAGGATGGAGCTGTTTTCCACCAAGTAACTCAGGATCTCCTGACAGACATGAACTCAGATGAAATCTTGACAATATCAGTTGCTTGAAATATGTTGCATGTTTTACAGGTgttttaaaaggtgctctatgTAATGTCAACAAGACTTGTTTTCACACTGTTGACCTTGATGGCTGTGAAAAACCTGTTTCCTAGACCTTCCGAGACACTGAAGAGATGCCATAGTGTTGCACTGTTCCCATGGCAATTGGCTCTTTGTCTTTTGTATGGAATAGATCAGCAGCTTCAACCCTTTTTAACTGTTCGATTACACTTTTCAGTAGCTTTAAATTAGGAGCAAACTGTGCTCTCTCTTTACTTACTCTATTTGTCTCAGTATAAATAACAAGTCTATCCAGCTCAGCCCAAACAAATCACTATCCAGATAAGTTAGAGAAACAGCCTCAGCCATGACCTatccctaaacctaaccaagtgtTATAGTTTCCTAACCTTGACCATTCCTTAAAGATGCtttaggtaggattgtgaagatccaggacttagcccaaaAATTTTAACATcacaatattaaaatacaacatgtaCAACATGATAAACAAAATTCCCAATAAATCAGCCATGGACAGATAGTGTAGAAAGTAGAGAGAATCTTCTGCCTATAACATTAGGTGAAAAAAAGACACttaatcagtggtggaaagtaacttgagtacatttactcaagtactgtacttaagtacaattttgaagtaataataataataataataataatagtaataatgcattttatttataggcGCCTTTCTAAACACTTAAGGTCACCTTACAAAATCAGCAATCAGAGAAACAGGCAATAAAATATCATAATAATACTATTaataaaagaacaagaaaaaggGTGGGGTCATTACAGTCgaagcaaaaatgaaaaaaaaaaaagtagtttacATTACCCCTGGGAACTATACAAATCTGCCGAGCTCATGTTTCATTTGCTCTGGCAGAAAGGCCTTTGTGATTTCGTCTTGCGATGCCAGGCTAACTTTActttagtatttccattttctgctactttatgtttctactccactacatttcagaggtaaatattgtagTTTTTACTCCACATTTATTGGATAAATTAAGTTACTTTACATgtttgtattaataataatcaacaaatacatttaaatgtaatgttATAGATTAAGATAAAACCATTACCAGCTTTGACATTCAATTGATGAGCATTAATGCATTCTTAATTATAatgcaataatataatatacattaaTCTAAAATGGACCATAATGGGTACTTTCACTTTTGGTGCCAATACTTTTGTATGTTTACTTGGGattatttctacactgtggtattacttcatttgtatttatgtacaagatctgagtacttcttccaacTCTGCACTTAAAGTTggttttccttttatgtgtcaCCCATTTTTATAAAGCCATGACTTTGCAGTGtaattggtttgaagaaatattCCCTTCCTTCTGCCCCTGCCCTGTTTGCTTTCGGTAGCTTGAGTTGAGGAGGGGAAGGGGGTTGGGATGATCACAACTGTAAATCACTTTGGACTTACA includes:
- the znf281b gene encoding zinc finger protein 281b isoform X2, producing the protein MSIIQDKLGNEFLRNGGMDPNFAPGMLMFSHLPPVTSFTRLASQSVMGELPHEMILKKERDSPPEHQGATAVNTGGFLQSMGIKQERLSELDYRMPLYGGAGGVGVNCAEGGAGKSGNDMPDMSFGNHHHQNHQNMLLHDLSLSNVRSLGEPMHGRPGKEPKESSGRRGRRSNGDGQGGKARRKRNDAAKAMMLDADGAYLSPNSKPHICEHCNAAFRSSYHLRRHVLIHTGERPFRCSQCNMSFIQKYLLQRHEKIHSGEKPFSCDQCNMRFIQKYHMERHKRTHSGEKPYRCDTCQQFFSRTDRLLKHKRTCGEAIKKGLDPSMLELSEAELGQGSYSLTQGNSTTSGRKRAKSKNGEGGERKRKKNAAASAASSSGGMDRELGLQDFSMEHPSGSGPAMQGRTPKLVFKKAGRKGLDKGLLSLEDSADGQKRLGHKPGSMDHVEVSDLDNLGLLQGAGANKQGPATSSNYDDAMQFVKKRRYLHAVNNDYGAGSLHMASQGNSVIQGSLGPEPTLAMLDSSPLELKHDKSCIPDEVLQSLLDHYSHKPEGTHHHDVTFDLSDHPHHVDLQPAAPVTPELEDDSPNGGDKTAVMSEYSKFLLQALERTSHSGPFPSLGPTGPFPLLSSSSSPTGPLFSDKHVYATSPMDCGYPPAVSSPLPIVAPLSNSSSSSSKSHYGMLVCSPSQAGYHISLEPTSHQQLTPSQELTEQLEKQHSPGTFNLPPQDLTLSAEGSKGQQPKAGGSAAPTNGSSYPDLSPLNPPKETTYQIENFAQAFGSQFKSGRGTPLSYGSDPGTEVDHRIRTPVSEFSGYTSLLADVSEPVSTGSKTQTSQSFR
- the znf281b gene encoding zinc finger protein 281b isoform X1, with translation MSIIQDKLGNEFLRNGGMDPNFAPGMLMFSHLPPVTSFTRLASQSVMGELPHEMILKKERDSPPEHQGATAVNTGGFLQSMGIKQERLSELDYRMPLYGGAGGVGVNCAEGGAGKSGNDMPDMSFGNHHHQNHQNMLLHDLSLSNVRSLGEPMHGRPGKEPKESSGRRGRRSNGDGQGGKARRKRNDAAKAMMLDADGAYLSPNSKPHICEHCNAAFRSSYHLRRHVLIHTDRTGERPFRCSQCNMSFIQKYLLQRHEKIHSGEKPFSCDQCNMRFIQKYHMERHKRTHSGEKPYRCDTCQQFFSRTDRLLKHKRTCGEAIKKGLDPSMLELSEAELGQGSYSLTQGNSTTSGRKRAKSKNGEGGERKRKKNAAASAASSSGGMDRELGLQDFSMEHPSGSGPAMQGRTPKLVFKKAGRKGLDKGLLSLEDSADGQKRLGHKPGSMDHVEVSDLDNLGLLQGAGANKQGPATSSNYDDAMQFVKKRRYLHAVNNDYGAGSLHMASQGNSVIQGSLGPEPTLAMLDSSPLELKHDKSCIPDEVLQSLLDHYSHKPEGTHHHDVTFDLSDHPHHVDLQPAAPVTPELEDDSPNGGDKTAVMSEYSKFLLQALERTSHSGPFPSLGPTGPFPLLSSSSSPTGPLFSDKHVYATSPMDCGYPPAVSSPLPIVAPLSNSSSSSSKSHYGMLVCSPSQAGYHISLEPTSHQQLTPSQELTEQLEKQHSPGTFNLPPQDLTLSAEGSKGQQPKAGGSAAPTNGSSYPDLSPLNPPKETTYQIENFAQAFGSQFKSGRGTPLSYGSDPGTEVDHRIRTPVSEFSGYTSLLADVSEPVSTGSKTQTSQSFR